The Sphingomonas sp. So64.6b genome includes a region encoding these proteins:
- the rplQ gene encoding 50S ribosomal protein L17, translating to MRHGVGGRKLSRTSAHRIALFRNMSAALIKHEQITTTVAKAKELRPYVEKLITLAKKGGLSNRRLAHARLLDDAQLQKLFDVLASRYADRNGGYTRIIKAGIRASDAAPIAIIEFVDRDVSAKGQDSGPVMTDEDYDQAA from the coding sequence ATGCGTCATGGTGTTGGCGGTCGTAAACTTTCGCGGACTTCGGCCCACCGCATCGCGCTGTTCCGCAACATGTCGGCAGCGCTGATCAAGCACGAGCAGATCACGACCACGGTCGCGAAAGCCAAGGAGCTTCGCCCCTATGTCGAGAAACTGATCACGCTGGCGAAGAAGGGTGGCCTGTCCAACCGTCGCCTCGCACATGCGCGCCTGCTCGACGATGCGCAGCTGCAGAAGCTGTTCGACGTTCTGGCGTCGCGCTACGCCGATCGTAACGGCGGTTATACCCGCATCATCAAGGCCGGCATTCGCGCGTCGGACGCAGCGCCCATCGCGATCATCGAATTCGTCGATCGCGACGTCAGCGCCAAGGGCCAGGATTCGGGTCCGGTGATGACCGACGAGGATTACGATCAGGCCGCCTGA
- a CDS encoding DNA-directed RNA polymerase subunit alpha has protein sequence MSVNAKNWQELKKPNGLEKKAGGDSKRKATFVAEPLERGFGLTLGNALRRVLLSSLQGAAVTSIKIENVLHEFSSLAGVREDVTDIVLNVKQIALRMQGEGPKRLQLSATGPADVKAGDIAVSGDIEVLNPDLLICHLDEGATLNMELTADVGKGYVAAVANRPADAPIGLIPVDALYSPVKQVSYKVENTRVGQELDYDKLTLTIETDGTVTPEDAVAYAGRILQDQLALFVHFDDSAMTHSAPIGHAAPAAAGDAAGDTQQINRYLLKKVDELELSVRSANCLKNDNIIYIGDLVQKTEAEMLRTPNFGRKSLNEIKEVLSSMGLRLGMEIPGWPPENIEEMAKKLEQEIMG, from the coding sequence ATGTCCGTCAATGCGAAAAATTGGCAGGAACTCAAGAAGCCCAACGGTCTCGAGAAAAAGGCCGGTGGTGATTCGAAGCGCAAGGCGACGTTCGTCGCTGAGCCGCTCGAGCGTGGTTTCGGCCTGACGCTCGGTAACGCGCTGCGGCGCGTTTTGCTGTCCTCGCTGCAGGGCGCGGCGGTGACCTCGATCAAGATCGAGAATGTCCTTCACGAATTCTCGTCGCTGGCGGGTGTCCGTGAGGACGTGACCGACATCGTCCTGAACGTGAAGCAGATCGCGCTTCGCATGCAGGGTGAAGGCCCGAAGCGTCTCCAGCTCTCCGCGACCGGCCCGGCCGACGTGAAGGCCGGCGACATTGCGGTGTCGGGCGACATCGAAGTGCTCAACCCCGATTTGCTGATCTGCCATCTCGACGAAGGCGCGACGCTCAACATGGAACTGACCGCAGATGTCGGTAAGGGCTATGTCGCGGCGGTCGCCAACCGTCCGGCGGATGCGCCGATCGGCCTGATCCCGGTCGACGCGCTCTACTCGCCGGTGAAGCAGGTCAGCTACAAGGTCGAGAACACCCGCGTTGGGCAGGAGCTCGATTACGACAAGCTGACGCTGACGATCGAGACCGACGGTACGGTGACCCCTGAGGACGCGGTGGCCTATGCCGGCCGCATTCTGCAGGACCAGCTCGCGCTGTTCGTCCACTTCGATGATTCGGCGATGACTCATTCGGCGCCGATCGGTCATGCGGCTCCCGCCGCAGCCGGCGATGCCGCAGGCGACACGCAGCAGATCAACCGTTACCTGCTGAAGAAGGTCGACGAGCTCGAACTGTCGGTGCGTTCGGCCAACTGCCTGAAGAACGACAACATCATCTATATCGGCGATCTGGTTCAGAAGACCGAAGCGGAGATGCTGCGCACGCCGAATTTCGGCCGCAAGTCGCTCAACGAGATCAAGGAAGTTCTCTCCTCGATGGGTCTCCGCCTGGGTATGGAAATTCCCGGCTGGCCGCCTGAAAATATCGAAGAGATGGCCAAGAAGCTCGAACAGGAAATTATGGGTTAA
- the rpsK gene encoding 30S ribosomal protein S11: MAREPQRIKRRERKNITSGVAHVNASFNNTMITITDAQGNAISWSSAGMMGFKGSRKSTPYAAQVAAEDAGKKAAEHGVRTLEVEVKGPGSGRESALRALQAVGFQITSIRDVTSIPHNGVRPSKRRRV; the protein is encoded by the coding sequence ATGGCACGCGAACCTCAGCGCATTAAGCGGCGTGAGCGCAAGAACATCACTTCGGGCGTCGCCCATGTGAATGCGAGCTTCAACAATACCATGATCACGATCACGGATGCCCAGGGCAACGCGATTTCGTGGTCGTCGGCCGGCATGATGGGCTTCAAGGGCTCACGCAAGTCGACTCCGTATGCGGCGCAGGTTGCAGCGGAAGATGCCGGCAAAAAGGCCGCCGAGCACGGCGTCCGTACGCTCGAAGTGGAAGTCAAGGGTCCGGGTTCGGGCCGTGAGTCAGCGCTTCGCGCGCTGCAGGCGGTTGGTTTCCAGATCACTTCGATCCGCGACGTGACCTCGATCCCGCACAATGGCGTCCGGCCTTCCAAGCGCCGCCGCGTCTGA
- the rpsM gene encoding 30S ribosomal protein S13 gives MARIAGVNIPTNKRVVIALTYIHGIGNTKAKAIVAKLGIASERRVQDLTDQEVLQIRETIDADHTVEGDLRREVAMNIKRLMDLACYRGLRHRKGLPVRGQRTHTNARTRKGKAKPIAGKKK, from the coding sequence ATGGCTCGTATCGCCGGGGTCAACATCCCGACCAACAAGCGCGTTGTTATCGCGCTCACCTATATCCACGGCATTGGCAACACCAAGGCCAAGGCAATCGTCGCAAAGCTGGGCATCGCTTCCGAGCGTCGCGTCCAGGATCTGACCGATCAGGAAGTGCTGCAGATTCGCGAAACGATCGACGCCGATCACACCGTCGAGGGTGATCTCCGTCGTGAAGTCGCGATGAACATCAAGCGCCTGATGGATCTGGCCTGCTATCGCGGTCTTCGCCATCGCAAGGGCCTCCCGGTCCGTGGTCAGCGCACGCATACCAATGCGCGCACCCGTAAGGGCAAGGCCAAGCCGATCGCCGGCAAGAAGAAGTAA
- a CDS encoding HAMP domain-containing sensor histidine kinase has product MRGPSVTARIALLAIALALVSNLALVGFVWQQIHDDAVGTLRRDTIEQSDALVAVWRNGGMKALDEAIEDARAPGDDSLILAVIDASGRRIGGTGPDRVTIKGDATIFRIGRAGTAPPWSDRDAGYAVRAIGPNRLVSGRLLDDWEREQRDLESALALAVLLSLALGIGGGLVIARYVGRRLNGIASVIEGVADGDLSRRVVTLSGSGDAFDRLAIRLNAMLDKVGRLMGELRIVTDSLAHDLRSPLARLRSKTEGALLMDDPAQREAALGGLIVETDLVMRMLTTLIEISRSESISRDRFTLVDPAALVEEIADLYAPVVEDAGLRFVVAIDARPPGLPLHRELMSQAITNLVDNALRHGANGGSLTLRLAGDAHEVRLQVEDRGPGIAAADRAQALRRFGRLDTARTTPGAGLGMTLVEAVARLHGGRLELGDNAPGLIATIVLPA; this is encoded by the coding sequence GTGAGGGGGCCCTCGGTCACCGCGCGTATCGCGCTGCTGGCGATCGCGCTGGCGCTGGTGTCCAATCTCGCTCTGGTCGGTTTCGTCTGGCAGCAAATTCACGACGATGCGGTCGGCACGCTGCGCCGCGACACGATCGAACAATCCGACGCATTGGTCGCGGTGTGGCGAAACGGCGGGATGAAGGCGCTCGACGAGGCGATCGAGGATGCGCGCGCGCCGGGTGACGATTCACTGATCCTCGCCGTGATCGATGCGTCGGGCCGACGGATCGGCGGGACGGGGCCGGATCGCGTGACGATCAAGGGCGATGCAACGATTTTCAGGATCGGCCGGGCGGGAACCGCGCCGCCCTGGTCGGATCGGGATGCGGGATATGCGGTGCGCGCGATCGGTCCCAACCGGCTGGTCAGCGGACGATTGCTCGACGATTGGGAACGTGAGCAGCGCGACCTCGAATCCGCGCTGGCGCTTGCCGTGCTGCTGTCGCTCGCGTTGGGCATTGGCGGCGGGCTGGTGATCGCACGTTATGTCGGGCGGCGTCTGAACGGCATCGCCAGCGTGATCGAGGGGGTCGCGGATGGCGACCTGTCGCGCCGCGTCGTGACGCTGTCGGGCAGCGGCGACGCGTTCGACCGGCTCGCCATCCGATTGAACGCGATGCTCGACAAGGTCGGGCGGCTGATGGGCGAATTGCGCATCGTCACCGACAGCCTAGCGCATGATCTGCGCTCGCCGCTCGCCCGATTGCGCAGCAAGACCGAGGGCGCGTTGTTGATGGACGATCCGGCGCAGCGCGAGGCCGCGCTTGGCGGGCTGATCGTCGAGACCGATCTGGTGATGCGCATGCTGACCACGCTGATCGAGATCAGCCGGTCCGAATCGATCTCGCGCGATCGTTTCACGCTGGTCGATCCGGCCGCGCTGGTCGAGGAGATCGCCGATCTCTACGCGCCGGTGGTGGAGGATGCGGGGCTGCGCTTCGTCGTCGCGATCGACGCCAGGCCGCCCGGCCTGCCGCTGCACCGCGAGTTGATGTCACAAGCGATCACCAATCTGGTCGACAATGCGCTGCGCCATGGCGCGAACGGCGGATCGCTTACGCTTCGCCTGGCGGGCGACGCGCATGAGGTACGACTGCAGGTCGAGGATCGCGGCCCCGGGATCGCCGCCGCCGATCGCGCCCAGGCGCTGCGCCGGTTCGGGCGGCTCGACACCGCCCGCACCACGCCCGGCGCCGGCCTTGGCATGACCCTGGTCGAGGCGGTCGCGCGGCTGCATGGCGGGCGGCTGGAGCTTGGCGACAATGCGCCGGGCCTGATCGCGACAATCGTGCTGCCGGCCTGA
- a CDS encoding response regulator transcription factor has product MTRKILVVEDDHATASYLAKGLAEAGYSVEICHDGRDGLFLASEGIFDVIVADRMMPGLDGLAMLSAIRAAGIATPALILSALATVDDRIDGLHAGADDYLVKPYSFAELHARIEALLRRTDRVVSDQQVVKLNVGDLEIDLLARSVSRQGRPILLGAREFNLLEYLARHAGQVVTRTMMLEKIWNYHFDPGSNVVDVHIGRLRRKLEEGFAAPILHTVRGAGYRLSADG; this is encoded by the coding sequence ATGACCCGCAAGATTCTTGTCGTCGAAGACGATCACGCGACCGCGAGCTATCTCGCCAAGGGATTGGCCGAGGCCGGTTATTCGGTCGAGATCTGTCATGATGGCCGCGATGGGCTGTTCCTTGCCAGCGAGGGCATTTTCGACGTCATCGTCGCCGACCGCATGATGCCCGGCCTGGATGGCCTGGCTATGCTCTCCGCGATCCGCGCCGCGGGGATCGCCACGCCGGCGTTGATCCTGTCCGCGCTTGCCACTGTCGATGACCGGATCGACGGGCTGCATGCCGGTGCTGACGATTATCTGGTCAAACCATATTCCTTCGCCGAGCTCCATGCGCGGATCGAGGCGCTATTGCGGCGTACCGACCGGGTCGTGTCCGACCAGCAGGTCGTGAAGCTCAATGTCGGCGATCTCGAGATCGACCTGCTCGCGCGTAGCGTGTCGCGGCAGGGCCGGCCGATCCTGCTCGGCGCGCGGGAGTTCAACCTGCTCGAATATCTTGCGCGCCATGCCGGGCAAGTCGTAACCCGCACGATGATGCTGGAAAAGATCTGGAACTATCATTTCGATCCGGGATCGAATGTTGTCGATGTCCATATCGGCCGGCTTCGGCGTAAGCTCGAAGAGGGTTTTGCCGCACCGATCCTGCATACGGTGCGCGGCGCCGGATACCGGCTCTCGGCCGACGGGTGA
- a CDS encoding ATPase, with protein MNRFALFTALALLPLAAPAGADVVQATPAGFEIKQVVTVDVPIAHAWETLRAPQKWWSKEHTYSDDSANLYLDAQATGCFCERMKDKGSVEHARIVYIAPGRMIRLVGALGPLQAEAVTGTLTFRLDPEGSNATRITLTYVVGGYVRAGADTLAPKVDEVLAVQMLGLKSAAEAAPEPEAKPEK; from the coding sequence ATGAACCGCTTTGCCTTATTCACTGCGCTGGCTCTGCTGCCGCTCGCTGCGCCGGCCGGCGCGGATGTTGTTCAGGCGACGCCCGCCGGATTCGAGATCAAGCAGGTCGTTACCGTCGATGTGCCGATCGCCCATGCCTGGGAAACGCTGCGCGCGCCGCAGAAATGGTGGAGCAAGGAGCACACCTATTCTGACGATTCGGCCAATCTCTATCTCGATGCGCAGGCGACGGGATGTTTCTGCGAGCGGATGAAAGACAAGGGATCCGTCGAGCACGCCCGGATCGTCTATATCGCGCCGGGCCGGATGATCCGGCTGGTCGGTGCGCTCGGTCCGCTCCAGGCCGAAGCAGTGACCGGGACGCTGACCTTCCGGCTCGACCCTGAGGGATCGAACGCGACGCGCATCACCCTGACCTATGTCGTCGGCGGTTATGTCCGCGCCGGCGCGGACACGCTCGCGCCCAAGGTCGATGAAGTGCTGGCGGTGCAGATGCTTGGCCTGAAATCCGCCGCCGAAGCCGCGCCCGAGCCCGAAGCAAAGCCGGAAAAATAA
- a CDS encoding adenylate kinase: protein MNIILLGPPGAGKGTQASRLMTDRGMVQLSTGDMLRAARDAGTPVGLKVAAIMAAGELVSDDIVSALIDEKLSTMPAGQGAIFDGYPRTAAQAHSLDDILANHGRTLDHVIELEVDEDALVERITGRFTCAKCGTGYHDTFKQTKVPGVCDVCGSTEFKRRADDNEESVRTRMTEYRAKTAPILPIYDARGLVRRVDGMADIDDVSEAIEAILGGK from the coding sequence GTGAATATTATCCTGCTCGGGCCCCCGGGGGCGGGGAAGGGCACGCAAGCGAGCCGTTTGATGACGGATCGCGGCATGGTGCAGCTTTCCACCGGCGACATGTTGCGTGCCGCGCGTGATGCCGGCACTCCGGTCGGCCTGAAGGTCGCCGCGATCATGGCAGCGGGCGAACTCGTTTCCGACGATATCGTCTCCGCGCTGATCGACGAGAAGCTCTCGACCATGCCGGCCGGGCAGGGCGCGATCTTCGACGGTTATCCGCGGACCGCAGCGCAGGCGCATTCGCTTGACGATATTCTCGCCAATCATGGCCGCACGCTCGATCATGTGATCGAACTCGAGGTCGATGAGGACGCGCTGGTCGAGCGCATCACCGGCCGTTTCACCTGCGCCAAATGTGGCACCGGTTATCACGACACATTCAAGCAGACCAAGGTTCCCGGTGTGTGCGACGTGTGCGGGTCGACCGAGTTCAAGCGCCGTGCCGACGACAATGAGGAATCGGTGCGCACGCGCATGACCGAATACCGCGCCAAGACCGCACCGATCCTGCCGATCTATGACGCGCGCGGCCTAGTGCGGCGCGTCGATGGCATGGCCGATATCGACGATGTGAGCGAAGCGATCGAGGCAATCCTCGGCGGGAAATAG
- the secY gene encoding preprotein translocase subunit SecY, whose product MASAADQMAQGLSLSKFAQATDLKKRLWFTIGVLIVFRMLSYVPLPGIDPTALNLLVQKTSGGVLDFFNAFSGGSLSRASIIALGVMPYITASIVVQLATSLSPTLAAIKKDGESGRKRLNQYTRYGTVGLTAVQGYFLAVGFESQSVVVDPGMLFRVAAVLSLVGGTMFLMWLGEQITSRGIGNGMSLIIMAGIVASLPRTLVNLFEGGRSGSLDPVKFIGIVVAVVLLVLFICFMERAQRRILIQYPKRQTQRGMQADRSHLPLKLNTAGVIPPIFASSLLLMPLTISQFAGQRVAGESTWGDIVISLNQYLQHGSPVYMLLYGAGIIFFSFFYTAVVFNPEETADNLKRYGGFIPGIRPGKNTETYFDYVLTRITVIGAAYLTIICLLPEYLVSALSIPFYLGGTSLLIVVNVTMDTVTQIQSHLLAHQYGDLIKKAKLKGGRLR is encoded by the coding sequence ATGGCATCCGCAGCCGATCAGATGGCCCAAGGCCTCAGCCTGTCGAAGTTCGCGCAGGCGACCGACCTCAAGAAAAGGTTGTGGTTCACGATCGGCGTGCTGATCGTTTTCCGGATGCTCAGCTATGTGCCGCTGCCCGGGATCGACCCGACCGCGCTCAACCTGCTGGTGCAGAAGACCAGCGGCGGCGTGCTCGATTTCTTCAATGCCTTTTCCGGCGGCTCGCTGTCACGCGCCAGCATCATCGCGCTTGGCGTGATGCCCTATATCACCGCCTCGATCGTGGTGCAGCTCGCGACCTCGCTGTCGCCGACGTTGGCGGCGATCAAGAAGGACGGCGAGAGCGGTCGCAAGCGGCTCAACCAATATACCAGGTACGGCACGGTCGGCCTGACCGCGGTGCAGGGGTATTTCCTCGCGGTCGGCTTCGAGAGCCAGAGCGTTGTGGTCGATCCGGGCATGCTGTTCCGCGTCGCCGCGGTGCTCAGCCTGGTTGGCGGCACGATGTTCCTGATGTGGCTGGGTGAGCAGATCACCAGCCGCGGCATCGGTAACGGCATGTCGCTGATCATCATGGCCGGCATCGTCGCCAGCTTGCCGCGCACGCTGGTCAATCTGTTTGAAGGCGGCCGTTCGGGTTCGCTCGACCCGGTCAAGTTCATCGGCATCGTCGTCGCGGTCGTGCTGCTCGTGCTGTTCATCTGCTTCATGGAGCGGGCGCAGCGGCGCATCCTGATCCAATATCCCAAGCGGCAGACGCAGCGCGGCATGCAAGCCGATCGCAGCCATTTGCCGCTCAAGCTCAATACCGCTGGCGTGATCCCGCCGATCTTCGCTTCGTCGCTGCTGCTCATGCCGCTGACGATCTCGCAGTTCGCGGGTCAGCGCGTCGCGGGCGAGAGTACCTGGGGCGATATCGTCATTTCGCTCAACCAGTATCTCCAGCACGGTAGCCCGGTCTATATGCTGTTGTACGGCGCAGGGATAATCTTCTTCTCGTTCTTCTACACCGCGGTGGTGTTCAACCCCGAGGAGACGGCGGACAATCTGAAGCGGTATGGCGGCTTCATTCCCGGCATCCGTCCGGGCAAGAACACCGAGACCTATTTCGATTATGTGCTGACGCGCATTACCGTGATCGGTGCAGCCTATCTGACGATCATCTGCCTGTTGCCGGAATATCTCGTGTCGGCATTGTCGATCCCATTCTATCTTGGTGGGACCAGCTTGCTGATCGTGGTCAATGTGACGATGGATACGGTGACGCAGATTCAGAGCCATCTGCTTGCGCATCAATATGGCGACCTGATCAAAAAGGCTAAGCTGAAGGGTGGACGCCTCCGTTAA
- the rplO gene encoding 50S ribosomal protein L15: MKLNDLRDNQGARKSRMRVGRGIGSGKGKTSGRGIKGQTSREGVSIAGFEGGQMPLHMRLPKRGFNNIFAKDYAEVNLGSIQKALDAGKIEAGATLDHAALKAAGLARGGKDGVRLLGKGDFSAKLNFSVHGASKGAIEAVEKAGGKVDVIHVVPAAEKAAAKKGVKYKERQAHKASFKA; the protein is encoded by the coding sequence ATGAAATTGAACGATCTCCGCGACAATCAGGGCGCCCGTAAATCCCGCATGCGGGTCGGCCGTGGTATCGGTTCCGGCAAGGGCAAGACCTCGGGCCGCGGCATCAAGGGCCAGACGAGCCGTGAAGGCGTCTCGATCGCCGGCTTCGAAGGCGGCCAGATGCCGCTGCACATGCGTCTGCCAAAGCGCGGCTTCAACAACATCTTCGCCAAGGATTATGCCGAAGTGAACCTCGGTTCGATCCAGAAGGCGCTCGACGCCGGCAAGATCGAAGCCGGTGCGACGCTCGACCATGCTGCGCTAAAAGCCGCTGGCCTGGCGCGCGGTGGCAAGGACGGCGTTCGGTTGCTCGGCAAGGGCGATTTCTCGGCCAAGCTGAACTTCTCGGTCCACGGCGCGTCGAAGGGCGCGATCGAAGCGGTTGAGAAGGCCGGCGGCAAGGTTGACGTGATCCACGTCGTACCGGCCGCTGAAAAGGCCGCTGCCAAGAAGGGCGTGAAGTACAAGGAGCGTCAGGCTCACAAGGCTTCGTTCAAGGCGTAA
- the rpmD gene encoding 50S ribosomal protein L30, which produces MAKKKEAAAGGTIKITQTGSPIRREKDQRATLIGLGLNKMHKTRELQDTPEVRGMIRKVAHMLSVEG; this is translated from the coding sequence ATGGCGAAGAAGAAAGAAGCTGCCGCAGGCGGCACGATCAAGATCACGCAGACCGGTTCGCCGATCCGTCGTGAGAAGGATCAGCGCGCGACCCTGATCGGTCTTGGCCTCAACAAGATGCACAAGACCCGCGAGCTGCAGGACACGCCCGAAGTTCGTGGCATGATCCGCAAGGTCGCTCACATGCTCTCGGTCGAGGGCTGA
- the rpsE gene encoding 30S ribosomal protein S5 translates to MADEIIPTEAAASPDGAAVPQEAPGRGPRGGRGRGGPGGGGQNRGGRDNRGGRDNRGRGGPGSDDGGEELIEKLVHINRVSKTVKGGKRFGFAALVVVGDGKGRVGFGHGKAREVPEAISKATAAAKKAMVRVPLRDGRTLHHDGKGHFGAGLVTVRSAPQGTGIIAGGPMRAVFESLGVADVVTKSIGTSNPYNMIRATFEALTSQVSPKSVAQRRGKKIADLLGRGGSQAAEAEAAAIAE, encoded by the coding sequence ATGGCTGACGAAATCATCCCGACGGAAGCAGCTGCATCGCCCGATGGCGCAGCCGTTCCGCAGGAAGCCCCTGGTCGTGGTCCGCGTGGCGGCCGTGGTCGTGGCGGTCCCGGCGGCGGCGGTCAGAACCGCGGCGGTCGTGACAATCGTGGCGGACGCGACAATCGCGGCCGTGGCGGTCCCGGCAGCGACGATGGCGGCGAAGAGCTGATCGAGAAGCTGGTTCACATCAACCGCGTCTCGAAGACGGTCAAGGGCGGCAAGCGCTTCGGCTTCGCGGCGCTGGTCGTCGTCGGTGACGGCAAGGGCCGCGTCGGCTTCGGTCACGGCAAGGCACGCGAAGTGCCGGAAGCCATCTCCAAGGCCACTGCGGCCGCGAAGAAGGCCATGGTTCGCGTCCCGCTGCGTGACGGTCGTACGCTGCATCATGACGGCAAGGGTCACTTCGGTGCCGGCCTCGTCACGGTGCGTTCGGCGCCGCAGGGTACCGGCATCATCGCCGGCGGCCCGATGCGCGCCGTGTTCGAATCGCTCGGCGTTGCGGACGTGGTGACCAAGTCGATCGGCACGTCGAACCCGTACAACATGATCCGCGCGACCTTCGAGGCACTGACCTCGCAGGTTTCGCCCAAGTCGGTCGCGCAGCGTCGCGGCAAGAAGATCGCCGACCTGCTCGGCCGTGGTGGCTCGCAAGCCGCCGAGGCTGAAGCCGCAGCGATCGCGGAGTAA
- the rplR gene encoding 50S ribosomal protein L18 — MSTKGLSLFAKRRLRNRTALRGRAAGRPRLSVHRSGKHIYAQIIDDAAGTTLASASTLEKDVRGTTGANIDAATSVGTRVAEAAKAAGVTKVVFDRGGFLFHGRVKALAQAAREAGLEF, encoded by the coding sequence ATGAGCACCAAAGGTCTCTCCCTTTTTGCGAAGCGTCGTCTTCGCAACCGTACCGCCCTTCGTGGTCGTGCCGCTGGCCGTCCCCGTTTGTCGGTGCATCGTTCGGGCAAGCATATCTATGCCCAGATCATCGACGACGCGGCGGGCACCACGCTCGCTTCGGCTTCGACGCTGGAAAAGGACGTGCGCGGCACGACCGGCGCGAACATCGATGCGGCGACCTCGGTCGGCACGCGGGTAGCAGAAGCAGCCAAGGCAGCGGGCGTGACCAAGGTCGTGTTCGATCGCGGAGGCTTCCTGTTCCACGGTCGTGTCAAGGCGCTGGCGCAGGCCGCGCGTGAAGCCGGATTGGAGTTCTAA
- the rplF gene encoding 50S ribosomal protein L6: MSRIGKKPITIPSGTTATIEGQQLSVKGPKGTLAMPLREEISYVLEDGGISVNPANDTKRARAFWGMQRTLVQNLVTGVSDGFTKKLLINGVGYRAAASGRTLNLKLGYSHDVNINVPEGIEVKTPDNTTIEISGSDKQKVGQLAAEIRQWRKPEPYKGKGIKYDGEFIFRKEGKKK, translated from the coding sequence ATGAGCCGCATCGGTAAAAAGCCGATCACGATCCCGAGCGGCACCACCGCGACGATCGAGGGTCAGCAGCTCAGCGTGAAGGGTCCCAAGGGCACCCTCGCGATGCCGCTGCGCGAAGAGATCAGCTACGTCCTCGAAGACGGTGGCATTTCGGTCAATCCGGCCAACGACACCAAGCGCGCTCGCGCTTTCTGGGGCATGCAGCGTACGCTGGTCCAGAATTTGGTGACCGGCGTGTCCGACGGCTTCACCAAGAAGCTGCTGATCAACGGCGTCGGTTATCGCGCCGCGGCTTCGGGTCGCACGCTGAACCTGAAGCTCGGCTACAGCCACGACGTCAACATCAACGTGCCGGAAGGCATTGAGGTCAAGACGCCGGACAACACGACGATCGAGATCTCGGGGTCGGACAAGCAGAAGGTCGGCCAGCTGGCCGCCGAAATTCGCCAGTGGCGCAAGCCTGAGCCGTACAAGGGCAAGGGCATCAAGTACGACGGCGAGTTCATCTTCCGCAAGGAAGGGAAAAAGAAGTAA
- the rpsH gene encoding 30S ribosomal protein S8, with amino-acid sequence MALTDPLGDMLTRIRNGQRARKDSVLSPASKLRARVLDVLQREGYIRGYSEEEMGPAKGIRIELKYFEGQPAIKHVARVSKPGRRVYSGSQDLPRVMNGLGITIVSTPRGVLSDAEAREQNVGGEVLAEVF; translated from the coding sequence ATGGCATTGACCGATCCCCTGGGTGATATGCTCACCCGCATCCGTAACGGCCAGCGCGCGCGCAAGGATTCTGTCCTTTCGCCGGCGTCGAAGCTGCGCGCTCGCGTGCTCGACGTGCTTCAGCGCGAAGGTTATATCCGCGGATATTCCGAAGAAGAGATGGGCCCCGCAAAGGGCATCCGCATCGAGCTTAAGTATTTCGAGGGCCAGCCCGCGATCAAGCACGTTGCGCGCGTCTCCAAGCCTGGCCGTCGCGTCTATTCGGGTTCGCAGGATCTGCCCCGGGTGATGAACGGCCTGGGCATCACCATCGTCTCGACGCCGCGTGGCGTTCTGTCCGACGCCGAAGCGCGTGAACAGAATGTCGGTGGCGAAGTGCTTGCGGAGGTATTCTGA
- the rpsN gene encoding 30S ribosomal protein S14 produces MAKVSSVNKNERRKRMVKKYAPAYAKLKAIAADKSLDDGERLIARLKMAQIPRNGNPTRVRNRCETTGRPRAYYRKFRLCRIQLRDLANKGLIPGVTKSSW; encoded by the coding sequence ATGGCTAAAGTCAGTTCTGTAAACAAGAACGAGCGCCGCAAGCGGATGGTGAAGAAATACGCCCCCGCTTATGCGAAGCTGAAGGCGATCGCCGCCGACAAGTCGCTCGACGATGGTGAGCGTCTCATCGCCCGCCTGAAGATGGCGCAGATTCCGCGTAACGGTAATCCGACCCGCGTTCGCAATCGTTGCGAAACGACCGGCCGCCCGCGCGCTTATTATCGCAAGTTCCGTCTCTGCCGTATTCAGCTGCGCGATCTGGCCAACAAGGGCCTCATCCCCGGCGTTACGAAGTCGAGCTGGTAA